DNA from Asticcacaulis excentricus:
TCATGGATCGGCAAAAGATAGGCTGAAACGTTATCCGTGTCGGTAGCGGTGGGATATCCTCCTGAGAGCGCAAGGCAAACGGTGTGCGCACAACGAAAGATGCCGCGGGCGGTCTCGTCCACCCGCGGCACTGGTCTCTCATAATTGTCGGGTCGATCAGGCGCGCGAGGCGATGGGTGCCTTGCGGCTGCGGCCCCACAAAACGAAAACGGCGAGCGCGACATAGATCAGGTTAAAGCCCAGAACGCCGACTTCACCACGGAAAAGATGGAAGGGGATCGCGAGCGCCTGTATGGCCAAGAGTCCCGCAGCGGCCCAAACCGTCAACTTTGGCATTATTCGGGTTGCCGCCGGCAGGATAACCCCTACGGCACCGAGAAATTCCACAAAGGCAATGCCCCTTACCAGAAAGACGGGCGCAGTTGAGGTCCACAGCAGACCCATTGCGGCGAGATCAGAAATGGGCATCAGCCCTTTCATGTAGGCAGCCATCAGATAAAGTGCGGCAAGCGCAATCTGAGCGCACCAGATTGCTATGTTCCAGCCTTTACCGGCTGGCGACGATTGGCGTGTCATGTCAAGTCAGCTTTCTGTAAAAAAACATTGAAAGCAGTGTAGCCACTTCTTTACAGTTGATCATCCGAGCCTTTGTTGATGCTTGGTTTCTTCTGGAGAAATAATTATGGATACGCTTGTCAGCGTCCACGTGTTCGCAGCCGTAGCGGAAACCCGGAGCTTTACGGCGGCGGCCAACCGGTTGGGGCTTTCAACCGCGATGACCAGCAAGCACATCAAACATCTTGAAGTTAAGATTGGGGCTCGCCTACTCAACCGGACCAGCCGCAAGGTCAGTCTGACAGAGGCGGGCACGATCTATCTTGAAAGCGTTCAAAGCCTGATTGAAGGGCTTGAAGAGGCTGAAGCCCGGATTTCACAGACTTCGATCAAACCGTCTGGCCGATTAAAACTTAGCGTTCCCGTCTGGATGGCGACGCCACAATTTGCTCACCTCATCAGAATGTTTCACGACCAATGCCCGGAAGTTGTGCTTGAGCTTGATCTGAGCGCCCGTATGGTCAACCTGGTCGAAGAAGGCTTTGATCTTGCGATCCGCGCGGCGACGTCTTTTGAACCTGGACTCATCGGCCGCAAGCTGGGTGATGTGTCTTTCAAGCTGGTCGCTGCGCCGGCCTTTCTGGAGAAACACGGACGGCCCCAGACTCTGGCAGACCTCAATGGGGCTCCCTACCTCGCCTATACCCAGGTGGCGAGGGACGGCAAGGTAAGGCTCCCTACCTCTACAGGAACAACAGAGATTGCTTTCAGACCCGTCTTGCTTAGCGGGAACGAAAGCCTGCTGATGTTCGCGGCCTGCGAAGGCCTGGGATTCAGCTTGATGCCCGCGTGGCTCGTCGATGAGCAAGTGCATTCAGGCAACCTGGAGCACGTGTTACCCGATCTCGCAAGACCGGTCGCTCCGCTTTATGTGGTCTATCCTGACCGCAGTTACCTGCCGGCCAAGGTCAGGTATTTTCTTGATTTTCTTGTGAAGGCAGTCGCTGCAAAACAGACATTTAGCCCGGACACCATCGGACAAGCCTAACCTTCGCTCTTCGATGAGCCAGTAGGCGCGATTTTGGATTCAAGAGGGATCATCATGGCTTCTCTTTACTTCTTACCTCCTCGCTGAAAGCCTTTGTCACTCTGGAGGAACGCCTCCAGCATATAGGGAATGAGGTCGACGACCGGCTCGGTGGCCCCGTAAGCGGCCGCGTACAGGTCCGCATAGTCTTTGAGGCTCTGATGCAACTCCGCGCCTAAGGTGATCGTCAGTTTGACCGGCGTTCGATCCGGGAGTTTCGGGAGTTTGAGTTCAACCATGTCCGGCACCCCCGGCATACGGCTTCAGAATGAGGTCCTTGTGTACGATGACTCGCACCGGCCAGCCGGGACGCACGGTGATAGAGGGTCGGATATTCAGGGCCTTATCGACGATCTGCTGTCCGGACTGATTGGCGGTGTCACGGGTTGCGTCCCGAAAGGCGCGCACAAGGTCACTCTCATCGTCGGACTGGCCGCTATGCGAAGCCAAACCCAGCAGGGTCGATAGCCCCACCCCCTTGAGC
Protein-coding regions in this window:
- a CDS encoding LysR family transcriptional regulator: MDTLVSVHVFAAVAETRSFTAAANRLGLSTAMTSKHIKHLEVKIGARLLNRTSRKVSLTEAGTIYLESVQSLIEGLEEAEARISQTSIKPSGRLKLSVPVWMATPQFAHLIRMFHDQCPEVVLELDLSARMVNLVEEGFDLAIRAATSFEPGLIGRKLGDVSFKLVAAPAFLEKHGRPQTLADLNGAPYLAYTQVARDGKVRLPTSTGTTEIAFRPVLLSGNESLLMFAACEGLGFSLMPAWLVDEQVHSGNLEHVLPDLARPVAPLYVVYPDRSYLPAKVRYFLDFLVKAVAAKQTFSPDTIGQA
- a CDS encoding TrbI/VirB10 family protein produces the protein MIPAGTRLLGQYDDQVAFGQSRALVVWTRLILPDGSSLEIDNLPATDTEGYAGLSDKVDYHTWSLLKGVGLSTLLGLASHSGQSDDESDLVRAFRDATRDTANQSGQQIVDKALNIRPSITVRPGWPVRVIVHKDLILKPYAGGAGHG
- a CDS encoding DoxX family protein, yielding MTRQSSPAGKGWNIAIWCAQIALAALYLMAAYMKGLMPISDLAAMGLLWTSTAPVFLVRGIAFVEFLGAVGVILPAATRIMPKLTVWAAAGLLAIQALAIPFHLFRGEVGVLGFNLIYVALAVFVLWGRSRKAPIASRA
- a CDS encoding DUF2274 domain-containing protein, whose product is MVELKLPKLPDRTPVKLTITLGAELHQSLKDYADLYAAAYGATEPVVDLIPYMLEAFLQSDKGFQRGGKK